The proteins below are encoded in one region of Rhizobacter sp.:
- a CDS encoding acyl-CoA/acyl-ACP dehydrogenase, with protein MSIDLNADQVTLRDSIRRFMKAEVVPLITKHEAERSFPFELLPRLAEFGYLGGTLSEDDGGMGIDYPTWAMMMEEAGYHWLSLRTICNITNGSINRIATHGTPEQKERFLKPALRGELKVCTGLTEPDTGSNIAGIQTRAELKGDHWVINGRKMWITNGAFADVAMIVARTYSPTCDGALSAFIVERAKSPYDVRRLDTMVLRCTGTAELGFNDVKIPKENLVGQEGQALKGTLKGLDAARLNIAMGAVGAAQAALDLSIDYVKQRKQFGRLIGSYQLVQKHIVDMTVRVEAARALGYRAAHALQRGQDVRQACSIAKLYATESAHEVASMALQVHGGSGYSTDLPIERIFRDTRGGMIPEGTTEIQTLIIGREILGINAIS; from the coding sequence ATGAGCATCGATCTGAACGCCGATCAAGTCACGCTGCGCGACAGCATCCGGCGCTTCATGAAGGCCGAGGTCGTGCCCTTGATCACGAAGCACGAGGCCGAGCGCAGTTTTCCCTTCGAGTTGTTGCCGCGGCTGGCCGAGTTCGGCTATCTCGGTGGCACGCTGTCGGAAGACGACGGCGGCATGGGGATCGACTACCCCACCTGGGCCATGATGATGGAAGAGGCCGGCTACCACTGGCTCTCGTTGCGCACCATCTGCAACATCACCAACGGCTCGATCAACCGCATCGCCACGCATGGCACGCCCGAGCAGAAAGAGCGCTTCCTCAAGCCCGCACTGCGTGGGGAGCTGAAGGTCTGCACCGGCCTCACCGAGCCCGACACCGGCTCCAACATCGCCGGCATCCAGACCCGCGCCGAGTTGAAGGGCGACCACTGGGTCATCAACGGCCGCAAGATGTGGATCACCAACGGCGCCTTCGCCGACGTGGCGATGATCGTCGCGCGCACCTACAGCCCCACCTGCGATGGGGCCTTGTCGGCCTTCATCGTCGAGCGCGCGAAGAGCCCGTATGACGTGCGCCGGCTCGACACCATGGTGCTGCGCTGCACCGGCACCGCCGAGCTCGGTTTCAACGACGTGAAGATCCCGAAGGAGAACCTCGTCGGCCAGGAAGGCCAGGCGCTGAAGGGCACGCTCAAGGGCCTGGACGCCGCGCGCCTCAACATCGCGATGGGCGCCGTGGGCGCCGCGCAGGCCGCGCTCGACCTGTCGATCGACTACGTGAAGCAGCGCAAGCAGTTCGGCCGCCTGATCGGCAGCTACCAGCTGGTGCAGAAGCACATCGTCGACATGACGGTGCGTGTGGAAGCCGCGCGCGCGCTCGGCTACCGCGCTGCGCACGCATTGCAGCGCGGGCAGGATGTGCGCCAGGCCTGCTCGATCGCCAAGCTCTACGCCACCGAGTCGGCGCACGAGGTGGCGAGCATGGCGCTGCAGGTGCACGGTGGCAGTGGCTACTCGACCGACCTGCCCATCGAGCGCATCTTCCGCGACACCCGCGGCGGGATGATCCCCGAGGGCACCACCGAGATCCAGACGCTCATCATCGGCCGCGAGATCCTGGGCATCAACGCCATCTCCTGA
- a CDS encoding acetate--CoA ligase family protein — translation MHDTLPDLSLLCSPRSVALVGASDDPGSIGGRALINLLKHSDFKGEVMLVNPKRETVAGMRCWPDIASLPSTPDLVLISVPAVHVNPALRQAAARGVPFAIVYTSGFGEAGPAGKALEDEMRGIVATSKLRVYGPNCPGLCNINERLGFTFSPSFQHDLRRGPIGLATQGGGLGRNVLQAMDRGLGIGLWCSSGNEVDLQVSDFIAHMADAEGIEVIVTLIEGIKDGRKFVRAVQRAAANGKPVIALKVGRSAYGQKAAMSHTGSLTGSAEVNSALFRQLGVIEVDDIDELADTAALIARTQPPKTARDIAIYCSSGGASALTADMVGQANLKLAQFAPSTTQVLADSLPSYAAIGNPVDTTTAVITDPQLIDKTLLAVCEDPGVSLVLFPVTIDYGDVTIKVAESAVRVQRQTAVPIVPVWMSSRRGDAVEVYAEAGMVPVGSVGKAVKAVKRWLEWAEWAAKQTPGAAPFEPLLLRMPDVPPQGESRTLNEHDAKALLRAAGIAMPASGVARSADEAVQLAQRIGYPVVAKVLSAAIVHKTEVGGVMLGIADDDALREAWQRIHGNAAQHRPDAKIDGLLIEAMAPAGGVETLVGVSRDPVLGTVLTFGLGGVHVELFRDVARRVLPLSRREAEAMVREIRAFPLLDGLRGRPKADVPALIDLLLKVSDFVAAHAAQIDEMDLNPVWVGPLGQGARALDAVIVGRLEAPR, via the coding sequence ATGCACGACACGCTCCCTGATCTTTCTCTTCTGTGCTCTCCGCGCTCCGTTGCCCTCGTGGGCGCTTCCGACGACCCCGGCAGCATCGGCGGCCGCGCGCTCATCAACCTGCTCAAGCACTCCGACTTCAAGGGCGAGGTGATGCTCGTCAACCCGAAGCGGGAGACGGTCGCCGGCATGCGCTGCTGGCCCGACATCGCCTCGCTGCCCAGCACGCCCGACCTGGTGCTGATCTCGGTGCCCGCCGTGCATGTGAACCCGGCGCTGCGCCAAGCCGCCGCGCGCGGCGTGCCCTTCGCCATCGTCTACACCTCGGGCTTCGGCGAAGCCGGCCCGGCCGGCAAGGCGCTCGAAGACGAGATGCGCGGCATCGTCGCGACGAGCAAGCTGCGCGTCTACGGCCCCAACTGCCCGGGCCTGTGCAACATCAACGAGCGCCTCGGTTTCACCTTCTCGCCCTCGTTCCAGCACGACCTGCGCCGCGGCCCCATCGGCCTGGCCACGCAGGGCGGCGGCCTCGGCCGCAACGTGCTGCAGGCGATGGACCGCGGCCTGGGCATTGGCCTCTGGTGCTCGTCGGGCAACGAGGTCGACCTGCAGGTGAGCGACTTCATCGCGCACATGGCCGATGCCGAGGGCATCGAGGTCATCGTGACGCTGATCGAAGGCATCAAGGACGGCCGCAAGTTCGTGCGTGCCGTGCAGCGCGCCGCGGCCAACGGCAAGCCGGTGATCGCGCTCAAGGTCGGCCGCTCGGCCTACGGGCAAAAGGCCGCGATGTCGCACACCGGCTCGCTCACCGGCTCGGCCGAGGTCAACAGCGCGCTCTTCCGGCAGCTCGGTGTGATCGAGGTCGACGACATCGACGAACTCGCCGACACCGCCGCGCTCATCGCGCGCACCCAACCCCCCAAGACCGCGCGCGACATCGCCATCTACTGCTCATCGGGCGGCGCCTCCGCCCTCACGGCCGACATGGTGGGCCAAGCCAACCTGAAGCTCGCTCAGTTCGCGCCATCGACCACCCAGGTGCTCGCCGACAGCCTGCCGTCATACGCCGCCATCGGCAACCCGGTCGACACCACCACGGCGGTCATCACCGACCCGCAGCTCATCGACAAGACGCTGCTCGCCGTGTGCGAAGACCCGGGCGTGTCGCTGGTGCTCTTCCCGGTGACCATCGACTATGGCGACGTGACCATCAAGGTCGCCGAGAGCGCGGTGCGGGTGCAGCGGCAGACGGCGGTGCCCATCGTGCCGGTGTGGATGAGCAGCCGTCGCGGCGACGCGGTCGAGGTGTATGCCGAGGCCGGCATGGTGCCGGTGGGTTCGGTCGGCAAGGCGGTGAAAGCGGTGAAGCGCTGGCTCGAGTGGGCCGAGTGGGCGGCAAAGCAGACACCGGGCGCCGCGCCGTTCGAGCCCTTGCTGCTGCGCATGCCGGACGTGCCACCGCAGGGCGAATCCCGCACGCTCAACGAGCACGATGCCAAGGCCTTGCTGCGCGCGGCGGGCATCGCCATGCCGGCGTCGGGTGTGGCCCGCAGTGCCGACGAGGCGGTGCAACTTGCCCAACGCATCGGCTACCCGGTCGTCGCCAAGGTCCTGAGCGCGGCCATCGTGCACAAGACCGAGGTGGGCGGCGTGATGCTTGGCATCGCCGACGACGACGCCTTGCGCGAAGCCTGGCAGCGCATCCACGGCAACGCGGCCCAGCACCGCCCCGACGCGAAGATCGACGGCCTGCTCATCGAAGCGATGGCCCCGGCGGGTGGCGTGGAAACGCTCGTCGGCGTGAGCCGCGACCCGGTGCTCGGCACGGTGCTGACCTTCGGCCTCGGCGGCGTGCACGTGGAGCTGTTCCGTGACGTCGCGCGCCGGGTGCTGCCGCTGTCGCGCCGCGAAGCCGAGGCGATGGTGCGCGAGATCCGCGCCTTCCCCTTGCTCGACGGCCTGCGCGGCCGGCCCAAGGCCGACGTGCCGGCCTTGATCGACCTGTTGCTCAAGGTGTCCGACTTCGTTGCCGCTCACGCCGCGCAGATCGACGAGATGGACCTGAATCCGGTGTGGGTGGGCCCGCTGGGGCAGGGCGCGCGGGCGCTCGATGCGGTGATCGTCGGCCGCCTCGAGGCGCCACGATGA
- a CDS encoding CoA transferase: protein MSAAWLPRATQGGPLAGVRVLDFSELLPGPFLTQSMVELGADVLKAERPPHGDAARRMAPALFDAVNRGKRCFTADLKDDTQRAAVLALADEADVLVEAYRPGVLDRLGLGYDTLAARNPRLVYVSLTGYGASGPRAQWPGHDINYLAASGSLALTSGSGTPAFAVPVADLGGAVYALAAVNAALFQRERSGRGQRLDVSLADCMLHWMNTRLVAFRHNGATDLAAQRRTVSARPGYGVFTCAEGEPLSVAALEDHFWKALVQALGLEAWEGDAFATYAKRMPHAQEINRDIGLALGGMPRAQAVSLLAEADVPVFEVLSPSELPDGEQFSARGLYTPTDSGALCRFPVRMEGVGDPPTHTQTA from the coding sequence ATGAGCGCCGCGTGGTTGCCCCGGGCCACGCAGGGTGGCCCGCTCGCAGGCGTGCGCGTGCTCGACTTCAGCGAGCTGCTGCCCGGCCCGTTTCTCACGCAGAGCATGGTGGAACTCGGTGCCGACGTCTTGAAGGCCGAGCGCCCGCCGCACGGCGATGCGGCGCGGCGCATGGCCCCCGCGCTCTTCGACGCGGTGAACCGCGGCAAGCGCTGCTTCACCGCCGATTTGAAAGACGACACCCAGCGCGCCGCGGTGCTGGCCCTGGCCGACGAGGCCGACGTGCTGGTCGAGGCCTACCGCCCCGGCGTGCTCGACCGGCTCGGCCTCGGCTACGACACGCTTGCCGCGCGCAACCCGAGGCTCGTCTATGTCTCGCTCACCGGCTACGGTGCCAGCGGCCCCCGCGCGCAGTGGCCGGGCCATGACATCAACTACCTGGCCGCCAGTGGCTCGCTGGCCCTGACCAGCGGCAGCGGCACGCCCGCCTTCGCGGTGCCGGTGGCTGATCTCGGCGGCGCGGTCTATGCGCTGGCGGCCGTCAACGCGGCGCTCTTCCAGCGCGAGCGCAGCGGGCGCGGTCAGCGGCTCGACGTCTCGCTCGCCGACTGCATGCTGCACTGGATGAACACGCGGCTCGTGGCCTTCCGCCACAACGGCGCCACCGATCTCGCGGCGCAGCGCCGCACGGTGAGCGCGCGGCCGGGCTACGGCGTGTTCACCTGTGCCGAGGGCGAGCCGCTGAGCGTGGCCGCGCTGGAAGACCATTTCTGGAAGGCGCTCGTGCAGGCGTTGGGGCTCGAGGCCTGGGAGGGCGACGCGTTTGCGACCTACGCGAAGCGCATGCCGCATGCGCAGGAGATCAACCGCGACATCGGCCTTGCTCTGGGCGGCATGCCTCGGGCGCAGGCCGTGTCATTGCTGGCCGAGGCCGACGTGCCGGTCTTCGAAGTGCTGAGCCCGAGCGAGCTGCCCGACGGCGAGCAGTTCAGCGCCCGCGGCCTCTACACGCCCACCGACAGTGGCGCGCTGTGCCGCTTCCCGGTGCGCATGGAGGGCGTGGGCGACCCACCCACGCACACGCAGACCGCCTGA
- a CDS encoding hybrid sensor histidine kinase/response regulator has product MNLDNRHPAPRPKVKCLLVDDLAENLHALSALLADDEVELLQARSGTEALEILLVHDVALALVDVQMPEMDGFQLAEMMRGVQRTRDVPIIFVTAGSNDRHRQFRGYESGAVDFLFKPIEPHILKSKAEVFFQLWRQKQQLAWELQERTNSLRIQEMFTAVLSHDLRGPLSAIQLSAKILEKRDDDDAQKIGERIARSAKWMGRMIEDLLDVTRVRQGHGIPITRAPVDLASVVQGVVQERLVLSPDHHVKVDTEGDLHGSWDGDRLVQVASNLIGNALRHGTGDTVTVKLDGRHADRVVMSVLNEGHIPAELLPSIFDPFRRGQRQSARTEGLGLGLYIVQQVVQAHGGTIQVSSAPGLPTRFDVSLPRG; this is encoded by the coding sequence ATGAACCTGGACAACCGTCACCCCGCGCCGCGCCCGAAGGTGAAATGCCTGCTGGTCGACGACCTGGCAGAAAACCTGCACGCCCTCTCGGCCCTGCTGGCCGACGACGAGGTGGAGCTGCTGCAGGCCCGCTCGGGCACCGAAGCGCTGGAGATCCTGCTCGTGCACGACGTTGCGCTCGCGCTTGTCGACGTGCAGATGCCCGAGATGGACGGCTTCCAGCTCGCCGAAATGATGCGCGGCGTGCAGCGCACGCGCGACGTGCCCATCATCTTCGTCACCGCCGGCAGCAACGACCGGCACCGCCAGTTCCGGGGCTACGAAAGCGGTGCGGTCGATTTCCTCTTCAAGCCCATCGAGCCGCACATCCTCAAGAGCAAGGCCGAGGTCTTCTTCCAGCTGTGGCGCCAGAAGCAGCAGCTGGCGTGGGAGCTGCAGGAGCGCACCAACTCGCTGCGCATCCAGGAGATGTTCACCGCCGTGCTCAGCCACGACCTGCGCGGGCCGCTCTCGGCCATCCAGCTCTCGGCCAAGATCCTCGAGAAGCGCGACGACGACGACGCACAGAAGATCGGCGAGCGCATCGCCCGCAGCGCCAAGTGGATGGGCCGCATGATCGAAGACCTGCTCGACGTGACCCGCGTGCGGCAAGGCCACGGCATCCCGATCACCCGCGCGCCGGTCGACCTGGCCTCGGTGGTGCAAGGGGTGGTGCAGGAACGCCTGGTGCTCTCACCCGACCACCATGTGAAGGTCGACACCGAAGGCGACCTGCACGGTTCGTGGGACGGCGACCGCCTCGTGCAGGTGGCGTCCAACCTCATCGGCAATGCATTGCGCCACGGCACCGGCGACACGGTGACCGTGAAGCTCGACGGCCGCCATGCCGACCGGGTGGTGATGTCGGTGCTCAACGAGGGGCACATCCCCGCGGAGCTGCTGCCGTCGATCTTCGACCCCTTCCGGCGCGGGCAGCGGCAGAGTGCCCGCACCGAAGGGCTGGGCCTGGGGCTCTACATCGTGCAGCAGGTCGTGCAGGCGCACGGGGGGACGATCCAGGTGTCGTCGGCGCCGGGGCTGCCCACGCGCTTCGACGTGAGCCTGCCGCGGGGGTGA
- a CDS encoding plasmid stabilization protein yields the protein MPENRWSDKRERQYQHIKDGLKSSGKSEKLAEEIAARTVNKERARHGEAKEVSRSSIDDVSSGHRGGKRSHSGAGGRTYDQLYNEAKRRGIKGRSSMTKAQLEKAVGR from the coding sequence ATGCCCGAGAACCGTTGGAGCGACAAGCGCGAGCGCCAATACCAGCACATCAAGGACGGCCTCAAATCGAGCGGCAAGAGTGAGAAGCTGGCCGAAGAGATCGCGGCCCGCACCGTCAACAAGGAGCGCGCCCGCCACGGCGAAGCAAAAGAGGTGAGCCGCAGCTCGATCGACGACGTGTCGTCGGGCCACCGCGGCGGCAAACGCTCGCACAGCGGTGCCGGCGGGCGCACCTACGACCAGCTCTACAACGAGGCCAAGCGCCGCGGCATCAAGGGCCGGTCGAGCATGACCAAGGCGCAGCTTGAAAAGGCCGTGGGCCGCTGA
- a CDS encoding alpha/beta hydrolase, whose translation MNKMMVAPQVVAPSLALLGVEPFRAVIEYAGMHMMDREALPEGDGHPVIIFPGLAADKRSLVPLRNCCEALGYAVYDWEQGFNTGPKGDIDEWLHNLATHVRGVATMHNRKVSLIGWSLGGIYAREIAKLQSPLVRQVITLGTPFLSRGSETNVGWLYRLVNGSAPLVDDKLAARLRETPPVPTTSIYSRTDGVVAWETCLLDGDCDEGENVEVEGSHMGLPWNPQVLRIVAGRLARSEVGVSD comes from the coding sequence ATGAACAAGATGATGGTTGCCCCCCAGGTGGTTGCCCCGTCGTTGGCCTTGCTGGGTGTGGAGCCGTTTCGAGCGGTGATCGAATACGCCGGCATGCACATGATGGACCGCGAAGCCCTGCCCGAGGGCGACGGCCACCCGGTCATCATCTTCCCCGGCCTGGCGGCCGACAAACGCTCGCTGGTGCCGCTGCGCAACTGCTGTGAAGCGCTGGGTTATGCGGTCTACGACTGGGAGCAGGGCTTCAACACCGGCCCCAAGGGCGACATCGACGAATGGCTGCACAACCTCGCCACGCACGTGCGCGGCGTGGCCACGATGCACAACCGCAAGGTGAGCCTCATCGGCTGGAGCCTGGGCGGCATCTATGCCCGCGAGATCGCCAAGCTGCAGTCGCCGCTGGTGCGGCAAGTGATCACGCTGGGCACGCCCTTCCTGTCGCGCGGCAGCGAGACGAACGTGGGCTGGCTCTATCGCCTGGTGAACGGCAGTGCGCCGCTGGTGGACGACAAGCTCGCGGCGCGCCTGCGCGAGACGCCGCCGGTGCCCACGACCTCCATCTACTCGCGCACCGATGGCGTGGTGGCCTGGGAGACCTGCCTGCTCGACGGCGACTGCGACGAGGGTGAGAACGTGGAGGTGGAGGGCAGCCACATGGGCCTGCCCTGGAACCCGCAGGTGCTGCGGATCGTGGCCGGCCGGCTCGCGCGCAGCGAGGTCGGTGTGTCCGATTGA
- a CDS encoding tripartite tricarboxylate transporter substrate binding protein codes for MTTLRIPNLRVLLIAVAALLLTELPARAQTYPAKPITWVVPFTPGGVTDTTSRAISKKMGEVLGQAFVVENRPGVGGSLATEQVAGAPADGYTVLYATSGTMAANLALYKNLKYQPLRDFVPVHGMFMSPTVLVVEASRPYKSMQELIAFAKANPGVLNYGSAGPGTGTHLTSEMVQAKTGSKMTHVPYKGSTPALQDLLGGRLDLMYDYTVTLLPHIKAGKLRALAVMGSKRLPALPDVPTIAEAGFPGLESSSWSGIVVPAGTPPAVVKKLSAAMHTALTDKAVVAPFEEIGSQPLVDYDEKKFKAFIGDEINKWAEVVKVSGATLN; via the coding sequence ATGACGACCTTGCGTATCCCGAACTTGCGTGTGCTGCTCATCGCGGTGGCGGCACTGCTGCTCACCGAACTGCCCGCGCGTGCACAGACCTACCCCGCCAAGCCGATCACCTGGGTCGTGCCGTTCACCCCGGGCGGTGTGACCGACACCACCTCGCGTGCGATCTCCAAGAAGATGGGCGAGGTGCTGGGCCAGGCCTTCGTGGTGGAGAACCGGCCCGGCGTGGGCGGCTCGCTCGCCACCGAGCAGGTGGCCGGTGCACCGGCCGATGGCTACACCGTGCTCTACGCCACCTCGGGCACGATGGCTGCGAACCTCGCGCTCTACAAGAACCTCAAGTACCAGCCGCTGCGCGACTTCGTGCCGGTACACGGCATGTTCATGTCGCCCACCGTGCTGGTGGTCGAAGCCTCGCGGCCCTACAAGAGCATGCAGGAGCTGATCGCCTTCGCGAAGGCCAACCCCGGGGTGCTCAACTACGGATCGGCCGGGCCGGGCACCGGCACGCACCTCACGAGCGAGATGGTGCAGGCCAAGACCGGCAGCAAGATGACGCACGTGCCCTACAAGGGCAGCACGCCCGCGCTGCAAGACCTGCTCGGCGGCCGGCTCGACCTGATGTACGACTACACGGTCACGCTGCTGCCGCACATCAAGGCCGGCAAACTGCGTGCGCTCGCGGTGATGGGCAGCAAGCGGCTGCCCGCGCTGCCCGATGTGCCCACCATCGCAGAAGCGGGCTTCCCGGGGCTGGAGTCGAGCAGCTGGTCGGGCATCGTGGTGCCGGCCGGCACACCCCCCGCGGTGGTGAAGAAACTCTCGGCCGCGATGCACACCGCACTCACCGACAAGGCGGTGGTGGCGCCCTTCGAAGAGATCGGCAGCCAGCCACTCGTCGACTACGACGAAAAGAAGTTCAAGGCCTTCATCGGCGATGAGATCAACAAGTGGGCAGAGGTGGTGAAGGTCTCGGGGGCCACGCTCAATTGA
- a CDS encoding superoxide dismutase family protein, producing MLNPTAGQKANGVVRMAQEGDRVVVRARVSGLAPNREHGFHVHEKGDCSAPDASSAGEHLNPQGKPHGAPHADHHAGDLPSLKADAAGVAATSFEVKGTLLGAGAADLMGKALVVHADPDDYMTQPSGNSGKRIACGVIASPVKPGGIGGNAEGSKTIPKQM from the coding sequence ATGCTGAACCCCACCGCCGGCCAGAAGGCCAACGGCGTAGTGCGCATGGCGCAGGAGGGCGATCGCGTGGTGGTGCGGGCTCGTGTCTCGGGGCTGGCCCCCAACCGCGAGCACGGCTTCCACGTGCACGAGAAGGGCGACTGCTCGGCCCCCGATGCGAGCAGCGCCGGCGAGCACCTCAACCCGCAAGGCAAGCCGCACGGCGCGCCGCATGCCGATCACCATGCCGGCGACCTGCCGTCGCTGAAGGCCGATGCAGCCGGCGTGGCGGCCACGAGCTTCGAGGTGAAGGGCACGCTGCTCGGGGCGGGCGCGGCTGACCTGATGGGCAAAGCGCTCGTCGTGCACGCCGACCCCGACGACTACATGACCCAGCCTTCGGGCAACAGCGGCAAGCGCATCGCCTGCGGCGTGATCGCCTCGCCGGTGAAGCCGGGCGGCATCGGCGGCAACGCCGAAGGCAGCAAGACCATCCCGAAGCAGATGTGA
- a CDS encoding nitronate monooxygenase, protein MLRVSGIELVSAACASGVVGSFPTPNCRSVDELDAWLTRLAREARDAADAGRTSAPWCPNLIMRRDPAQLRQDIDCLLRHRTEVVITSVGSPAAVVPQLRDGGCLVLADVASLHHAERAIEAGVDGLVLLTAGAGGQTGWANPFAFVRAVRSFFDGPVVLAGGLSDGVSLHAAIALGCDLGYMGTRFIATRESMAAEGYKQMLVTSRLDDVHLTKAFTGLQANFLRPSIVASGLDPASLPEDLTPAEARERYGGGVGPHEGPRRWADVWSAGHSVSGVDGVPTTADLIERIGREYAAAQRSVQRSL, encoded by the coding sequence ATGCTGCGGGTGAGCGGCATCGAGCTCGTGTCGGCGGCGTGCGCGAGCGGCGTGGTCGGCTCCTTCCCCACGCCGAACTGCCGCTCGGTCGACGAGCTCGACGCCTGGCTCACACGCCTCGCCCGCGAAGCGCGAGACGCCGCCGACGCCGGCAGAACGAGCGCCCCGTGGTGCCCCAACCTCATCATGCGGCGCGACCCCGCGCAGCTGCGGCAAGACATCGACTGCCTCCTGCGCCACCGCACCGAAGTCGTCATCACGAGCGTGGGCTCGCCCGCGGCCGTGGTGCCGCAGCTGCGCGACGGGGGCTGCCTGGTGCTCGCCGACGTGGCCTCGCTGCACCACGCCGAGCGCGCCATCGAAGCGGGTGTGGATGGGCTGGTGCTGCTGACGGCCGGCGCCGGCGGGCAGACGGGGTGGGCCAACCCCTTCGCCTTCGTGCGTGCGGTGCGCAGCTTCTTCGACGGGCCGGTGGTGCTGGCGGGGGGCTTGTCGGACGGGGTGTCGCTGCACGCCGCCATCGCGCTCGGCTGCGACCTCGGCTACATGGGCACGCGCTTCATCGCCACGCGCGAGAGCATGGCCGCCGAGGGCTACAAGCAGATGCTGGTGACGAGCCGGCTCGACGACGTGCACCTCACGAAGGCGTTCACCGGCCTGCAGGCCAATTTCCTGCGCCCGTCGATCGTGGCCTCGGGGCTCGACCCGGCCAGCCTGCCCGAAGACCTCACGCCGGCCGAGGCCCGCGAGCGTTATGGCGGCGGTGTCGGCCCGCATGAAGGCCCGAGGCGCTGGGCCGACGTGTGGAGCGCGGGGCACTCGGTGTCGGGCGTCGACGGCGTGCCGACGACGGCAGACCTGATCGAGCGGATCGGGCGCGAGTACGCGGCGGCTCAGCGTTCCGTTCAGCGCTCCCTGTAA
- a CDS encoding four-helix bundle copper-binding protein — MATSHQSCIEACNACADACDRCAIACLQEPQPKLMARCVALDIDCAQACRLAAGYMARGSALDSAACAFCAMVCLECAKECDQHAMDHCQACADACRACARECAAMAQRPARPETAAGTHSHH; from the coding sequence ATGGCCACTTCCCACCAGAGCTGCATCGAGGCCTGCAACGCCTGCGCAGACGCCTGTGACCGCTGCGCCATTGCCTGCCTGCAGGAGCCACAACCCAAGCTGATGGCGCGCTGCGTCGCGCTCGACATCGACTGCGCACAGGCGTGCCGCCTCGCGGCCGGCTACATGGCACGCGGCAGTGCACTCGACAGCGCCGCCTGCGCCTTCTGCGCGATGGTCTGCCTCGAATGCGCGAAGGAATGCGACCAGCACGCGATGGACCACTGCCAGGCCTGCGCCGACGCCTGCCGCGCCTGCGCACGCGAATGTGCCGCGATGGCCCAGCGCCCCGCCCGGCCCGAGACGGCCGCCGGCACGCACTCGCACCACTGA
- a CDS encoding methyltransferase domain-containing protein, with product MSHPPDSAAFEQAKAAFFEGLAHLQAGRLAEAERAFETSLRHVPGRVSTLVNLAATRVALDRPAEAIATADEVLALEPDNADALLHRRSALGKLVEEADLLRDSGQLEAARLRYREALALGADPQLMAYCLASLGDATAPPSSPVAYVQALFDDYAADFDHHLVDVLRYRVPEGLAAPLAQLHPAPFRSALDLGCGTGLCGPLVRPLVQRLSGIDLSPRILEQARARGVYDALHLGEIVEHLARTDEQHDLVLAADVFIYLGDLAPVFAALERVMPAGGVFCFSAETSGAPEEVGFSLQPSLRYAHHEGHLLGLAERHGFAPLRVSRETVREEQREPIEGLLVHLQRRG from the coding sequence ATGTCGCACCCCCCAGACTCCGCTGCGTTCGAGCAGGCCAAGGCCGCGTTCTTCGAGGGCCTCGCCCACCTGCAGGCGGGCCGCCTGGCCGAGGCCGAGCGTGCGTTCGAGACCTCGCTGCGCCACGTGCCGGGCCGGGTGTCGACGCTCGTGAACCTCGCCGCGACGCGCGTGGCGCTCGACCGGCCCGCCGAGGCCATCGCCACCGCCGACGAGGTGCTGGCCCTCGAGCCCGACAATGCCGACGCGCTGCTGCACCGCCGCTCGGCGCTCGGCAAGCTGGTGGAAGAGGCCGACCTGCTGCGTGACAGCGGCCAGCTCGAAGCCGCACGCCTGCGCTACCGCGAGGCGCTCGCGCTCGGCGCCGACCCGCAGCTCATGGCCTACTGCCTCGCAAGCCTCGGCGATGCCACCGCACCGCCCAGCTCGCCCGTGGCCTACGTGCAGGCCTTGTTCGACGACTACGCGGCCGACTTCGACCATCACCTTGTCGACGTGCTGCGCTACCGCGTGCCCGAAGGGCTGGCCGCGCCGCTCGCGCAGCTGCACCCCGCGCCCTTTCGCTCGGCACTCGATCTCGGCTGCGGCACCGGCCTCTGTGGCCCGCTGGTGCGCCCGCTGGTGCAGCGCCTGAGCGGCATCGACCTCTCGCCGCGCATCCTTGAGCAGGCGCGGGCACGCGGTGTGTACGACGCGCTGCACCTGGGCGAGATCGTCGAGCACCTGGCCCGCACTGACGAGCAGCACGACCTCGTGCTCGCGGCCGACGTGTTCATCTACCTCGGCGACCTGGCGCCGGTGTTCGCTGCGCTCGAGCGGGTGATGCCGGCGGGCGGCGTGTTCTGCTTCTCCGCCGAAACCTCGGGCGCGCCCGAAGAGGTGGGCTTCAGCCTGCAGCCCAGCCTGCGCTACGCCCACCACGAAGGCCACCTGCTCGGGCTCGCCGAGCGCCACGGCTTCGCGCCGCTGCGCGTCTCGCGCGAGACGGTGCGCGAAGAGCAGCGCGAGCCCATCGAAGGCCTGCTGGTGCACCTGCAGCGCCGCGGCTGA